The Mycolicibacterium boenickei genome has a segment encoding these proteins:
- a CDS encoding M24 family metallopeptidase, producing the protein MGTEIEADGLALRVSRRERAIAQMEAHDLDALVLGRQANVRYISGAPQLWVVGTRPFGPICTFVRATGEIHLNSTWDEGIPEEIPHENLYGFAWNPMTLVDVLRGIKGSDSAWRIGTDALTPTFAKLLPMAFPNAELVDGEQAMRAARRVKTPEEIRALRRALIVAEEGLARGVAELVPGTTEKRLAGAILEAEAAGGVSTPATQDAAWVTSKDHPWRRAEGDGRVSEGDLVALSAGVLADGYVAEVARTVSVGEPTDAVRSLYRRRDDLWDRMIDACRAGNPTSALLDAYDQAGEPLPAMPVAHGLGLGFDPPVVSPNLRATAEADILEEGMVLAITGYVWEPGVGAVFTRDAVVVGANGPEVLTQAPSHSEAAHA; encoded by the coding sequence GTGGGAACTGAAATCGAGGCCGACGGCCTGGCATTGCGTGTCAGCCGCCGGGAGCGCGCCATCGCCCAGATGGAGGCCCATGACCTCGACGCGCTGGTACTCGGCAGGCAGGCCAACGTCCGGTACATCTCCGGTGCCCCGCAGTTGTGGGTGGTGGGCACCCGGCCGTTCGGGCCGATCTGCACGTTCGTGCGTGCCACGGGTGAGATTCACCTGAACAGCACGTGGGACGAGGGCATCCCCGAGGAGATCCCGCACGAGAATTTGTACGGCTTCGCGTGGAACCCGATGACCCTGGTCGACGTGCTGCGCGGCATCAAGGGTTCCGATTCGGCGTGGCGGATCGGAACGGATGCCCTGACACCGACTTTCGCCAAGTTGCTGCCGATGGCCTTCCCGAACGCGGAGCTGGTCGACGGTGAGCAGGCGATGCGCGCTGCGCGCCGAGTGAAGACCCCCGAGGAGATCCGGGCGCTGCGGCGCGCCCTGATCGTCGCGGAGGAGGGGCTGGCACGAGGCGTCGCCGAGCTGGTTCCAGGAACCACCGAGAAGCGCCTCGCCGGTGCGATATTGGAGGCCGAGGCTGCCGGCGGGGTGAGCACCCCGGCCACGCAGGACGCCGCGTGGGTCACGTCGAAGGACCATCCGTGGCGCCGCGCCGAGGGAGACGGCCGCGTCAGCGAGGGCGACCTGGTCGCTCTGTCGGCGGGCGTGCTCGCCGACGGGTACGTCGCCGAGGTCGCGCGCACGGTGTCCGTGGGCGAACCGACGGATGCGGTCCGATCTCTGTACCGACGTCGGGATGACCTGTGGGACAGGATGATCGATGCCTGCCGTGCGGGCAACCCGACCAGTGCCTTGCTTGACGCCTATGATCAGGCCGGCGAACCGCTGCCGGCGATGCCGGTGGCGCACGGGCTCGGGTTGGGATTCGACCCGCCGGTGGTCTCCCCGAACCTGCGGGCGACCGCCGAGGCCGACATCCTCGAGGAGGGCATGGTCCTGGCCATCACGGGCTACGTCTGGGAGCCGGGCGTCGGTGCGGTGTTCACCCGCGACGCCGTCGTCGTGGGCGCGAACGGCCCCGAGGTGCTGACCCAGGCCCCGTCACACAGTGAGGCGGCACATGCCTGA
- a CDS encoding CaiB/BaiF CoA transferase family protein: MSAPLDGYTVVDLSSGIAGAYATKILADGGADVIKIEAPEGDPLRRWSASGAHIDPDEDGALFTFLAGGKRSVVVRPDDLRLLDRLVAAADAVIWSPESPVAQSLAPEDLFRRHPHLIVTTITPFGLDGPWSGRAATEFTLQAWSGGAIGIGRGVQDRAPVSIGGQVGEWLAGAYAAAMTLAFRARAIRDGHGELVDLSALEAQVLGLTYFPVTYFEMLGRPWRNERRPTVPGVAEAADGLVALGCGTAQQWWDLCAMSGHDEWIDEASELTITEQANLHAEDLYAWVREQNVDDVRDLASAFRIPNSPVGNGENVTAMDHFVQRRAFVRNPQRGFTQPAAPYRLAGVTLREPAPAPRLGEHTEVVRAMELTPRAAPEGVAGGDRLPFSGLRVLDMTTFWAGPSCTHPLGMLGAEVIHLESTPRPDGTRLIAGIPASVEQWWERSPIFSALNTNKKSLTLDFQTEQGRDLLRRLIATCDVVVENFTPRVIEQIGLDFESLRELREDIIMVRMPGFGLDGPWRDNPAFAYIIEDASGLSWLTGYPDRTPFEPYSIGDPNAGVHALSGLMLALEHRRRTGQGVLVEAAMVDAALNVAAEQVIEYSAYGTLLQRDGNRGPAAAPQNIYQSAEIDEFGRADSWVAIAVTTDAQWVALRAALGEPDWAADPKLDTAGGRRANHDLIDEKLAAWCLPRSGDEIVETLWPVGVPVAKVMQPHRQLELSQLRFRRFFEHVGHPVNNAAPHSTLPVALANGPRALHRQAAPLLGEHNHELLAELGLSDDEITTLAEDGVIGTEPGVGGRRKAVR, encoded by the coding sequence ATGAGCGCACCTCTTGACGGCTACACCGTCGTCGACCTGTCCAGCGGGATCGCCGGGGCGTACGCCACGAAGATCCTCGCCGACGGCGGCGCCGACGTGATCAAAATCGAGGCCCCCGAAGGCGATCCGCTGCGCCGCTGGTCGGCGTCGGGGGCGCACATCGACCCGGATGAGGACGGTGCCCTGTTCACCTTCCTCGCGGGTGGTAAACGCAGTGTGGTCGTGCGGCCCGACGACCTTCGACTGCTGGACCGGCTGGTGGCGGCGGCCGACGCGGTGATCTGGTCACCGGAATCGCCGGTCGCTCAGTCGCTGGCACCGGAGGATCTCTTCCGCAGGCATCCGCATCTCATCGTCACCACGATCACCCCCTTCGGGTTGGACGGTCCGTGGAGCGGGCGGGCCGCCACCGAGTTCACCCTGCAGGCGTGGTCGGGTGGTGCCATCGGTATCGGTCGCGGTGTGCAGGACCGGGCGCCGGTGTCCATCGGCGGCCAGGTGGGTGAGTGGCTCGCCGGGGCGTATGCCGCGGCGATGACGCTGGCATTCCGAGCCCGGGCGATCCGGGACGGCCACGGGGAACTGGTGGACCTGTCGGCGCTGGAGGCTCAAGTTCTGGGCCTGACGTACTTCCCGGTCACCTACTTCGAGATGCTGGGCCGGCCTTGGCGCAACGAGCGCAGGCCCACGGTTCCCGGGGTCGCTGAAGCGGCTGACGGTCTGGTCGCGCTCGGCTGCGGTACCGCCCAGCAGTGGTGGGACCTGTGTGCGATGTCGGGGCACGACGAATGGATCGACGAGGCGTCCGAGCTCACGATCACCGAGCAGGCCAACCTGCACGCCGAGGACCTCTACGCGTGGGTGCGTGAGCAGAATGTGGACGACGTACGAGATTTGGCCTCAGCCTTCCGGATCCCCAACTCACCGGTCGGCAACGGTGAGAACGTCACCGCCATGGATCATTTCGTGCAGCGGCGGGCGTTCGTCCGCAATCCACAACGCGGGTTCACCCAGCCGGCTGCCCCGTACCGGCTGGCCGGCGTGACACTGAGGGAGCCGGCACCGGCTCCGCGGCTGGGGGAGCACACCGAAGTGGTTCGGGCGATGGAGCTGACCCCGCGTGCGGCGCCGGAGGGCGTAGCTGGCGGGGACCGGTTGCCGTTCAGTGGTTTACGGGTACTCGACATGACCACGTTCTGGGCGGGGCCGTCGTGCACCCATCCGTTGGGCATGCTCGGGGCCGAGGTGATCCATCTGGAGTCGACCCCGCGCCCGGACGGCACCCGGTTGATCGCCGGCATCCCGGCCTCCGTGGAGCAGTGGTGGGAGCGCTCGCCGATCTTCAGTGCGCTCAACACCAACAAGAAGAGCCTGACCCTGGACTTCCAGACCGAGCAGGGCCGGGATCTGTTACGCCGGCTGATCGCCACCTGCGATGTGGTGGTGGAGAACTTCACCCCCAGGGTGATCGAACAGATCGGGCTCGATTTCGAATCGCTCCGGGAGTTGCGCGAGGACATCATCATGGTGCGCATGCCCGGTTTCGGCCTCGACGGGCCGTGGCGAGACAACCCGGCATTCGCCTACATCATCGAGGACGCCTCGGGGTTGAGCTGGCTCACCGGCTACCCGGACCGCACTCCGTTCGAACCGTATTCGATCGGCGACCCCAATGCCGGGGTGCACGCGTTGTCGGGGTTGATGCTCGCGCTCGAGCATCGCCGCCGCACCGGGCAGGGGGTGCTGGTCGAGGCGGCCATGGTCGACGCCGCCCTCAACGTGGCTGCCGAGCAGGTCATCGAGTATTCGGCGTATGGCACACTGCTGCAGCGCGACGGCAACCGGGGGCCGGCCGCGGCGCCGCAGAACATCTACCAGAGCGCCGAGATCGACGAGTTCGGGCGCGCAGACAGCTGGGTGGCGATCGCGGTCACCACCGATGCCCAGTGGGTCGCCCTCCGTGCGGCGCTCGGGGAACCGGACTGGGCGGCGGACCCGAAATTGGACACCGCCGGCGGGCGCCGGGCGAACCACGACCTGATCGACGAGAAACTGGCTGCCTGGTGTCTGCCGCGCAGCGGCGACGAGATCGTCGAAACCCTTTGGCCGGTGGGCGTTCCGGTGGCCAAGGTGATGCAGCCGCACCGCCAGCTGGAGCTGTCGCAGCTGCGGTTCCGGCGGTTCTTCGAACACGTCGGGCATCCGGTGAACAACGCGGCACCGCACAGCACCCTGCCGGTCGCGCTCGCCAACGGGCCACGGGCGCTGCACCGGCAGGCGGCACCGCTGCTCGGCGAGCACAATCACGAACTGCTGGCCGAACTGGGGCTGTCCGACGACGAGATCACCACACTGGCCGAAGACGGCGTGATCGGCACCGAACCCGGTGTCGGCGGTCGCCGGAAGGCAGTCCGCTGA
- a CDS encoding enoyl-CoA hydratase/isomerase family protein, giving the protein MPERPSPQEIILYDKDPKTKIATITFNRPEFLNAPTSMARLRYADVLRAANADNDVKVVIIRGVGDNLGSGADLPEFMEGNDNPAARLAELRLEDDGVGEVTYPPKGTFRNGATISSWYANSQAGNRALQDFKKISIVEAKGYCYGWHFYQCADADLVISSDDALFGHPSFRYHGWGPRMWTWVQMMGLRKFQEMVFTGRPFTAAEMYDCNFLNKVVPRDQLEAEVQKYALACTRNRPVDTVFQQKMFFEIFKQQQGEYMGSLLSAFFESMGNGVANDSDDDLDMFESIDSGLSAAVNDNDGKFPPDFRLSKKNRAKRE; this is encoded by the coding sequence ATGCCTGAGCGTCCCAGTCCGCAAGAGATCATCCTCTACGACAAGGATCCCAAGACCAAGATCGCCACCATCACGTTCAACCGGCCGGAGTTCCTCAACGCGCCGACCTCGATGGCACGGCTGCGCTATGCCGACGTGTTGCGCGCGGCCAACGCCGACAACGACGTCAAGGTGGTGATCATCCGCGGCGTCGGGGACAACCTGGGCAGCGGGGCGGATCTGCCGGAGTTCATGGAGGGCAACGACAATCCGGCGGCGCGCCTGGCCGAGCTGCGCCTGGAGGACGACGGGGTCGGAGAGGTGACGTACCCGCCCAAGGGCACCTTCCGCAACGGCGCCACGATCAGCTCGTGGTACGCCAACTCCCAGGCCGGTAACCGTGCGTTGCAGGACTTCAAGAAGATCAGCATCGTCGAGGCCAAGGGCTACTGCTACGGCTGGCACTTCTACCAGTGCGCGGACGCCGATCTGGTGATCTCGTCGGATGACGCGCTGTTCGGTCATCCGTCGTTCCGGTATCACGGCTGGGGGCCGCGGATGTGGACGTGGGTCCAGATGATGGGCCTGCGGAAGTTCCAGGAGATGGTCTTCACCGGACGGCCGTTCACCGCCGCGGAGATGTACGACTGCAACTTCCTGAACAAGGTGGTGCCTCGCGACCAGTTGGAAGCAGAGGTGCAGAAGTACGCGCTGGCCTGTACCCGGAACCGTCCGGTGGACACCGTCTTTCAGCAGAAGATGTTCTTCGAGATCTTCAAGCAGCAGCAGGGCGAGTACATGGGCAGCCTGCTGAGTGCGTTCTTCGAGTCGATGGGCAACGGCGTGGCCAACGACAGCGATGACGACCTGGACATGTTCGAGTCGATCGATTCGGGGCTGTCGGCCGCGGTCAACGACAACGACGGCAAGTTCCCACCCGATTTCCGGCTGTCGAAGAAGAACAGGGCGAAACGCGAATAG